One window from the genome of Streptomyces sp. NBC_01476 encodes:
- a CDS encoding glycoside hydrolase family 13 protein — protein MADTPQPEADENWWRGAVIYQVYPRSFADSNGDGTGDLAGVRSRLPYLAELGVNALWFNPWYPSPMADGGYDVADYRDVEPVFGTLAEAEKLISEAVALGIRTIIDIVPNHISAAHPWFREALAAGPGSPARERFWFRPGRGANGELPPNNWPSQFGGPAWTRTTNPDGTPGDWFLNLFDSEQPDLNWNHPEVRAEHEDILRFWFDRGAGGVRIDSAAMVTKDPLLPDLPTDPGAPATPHPYIDRDDLHEIYRGWRRIADSYDKTRILVGEVWLPDSERFARYLRPDEMHTAFNFDFLSCPWEPARLRASIDTTLAAHEPVSAPATWVLCNHDVTRTVTRYGRADTGFDFATKAFGIPTDLELGTRRARAAALLTLALPGSVYLYQGEELGLPEAEDIPRDKLQDPMYLRSGGTNPGRDGCRVPMPWAGTSQPFGFSPEGSAEPWLPQPADWAARTAEVQSADPASMLSLYRAAVRLRAAEPGLGDGPLRWLPTVPEVLAFRRGERFVCLVNLSAVPAELPRHEEILLTSGPLSDDGRVPADTAVWLHV, from the coding sequence GTGGCAGACACCCCTCAGCCCGAGGCCGACGAGAACTGGTGGCGCGGCGCGGTCATCTACCAGGTCTACCCGCGGAGCTTCGCCGACAGCAACGGCGACGGGACCGGTGATCTCGCCGGAGTACGGTCCCGGCTGCCGTACCTGGCCGAGCTGGGCGTCAACGCCCTGTGGTTCAACCCCTGGTACCCCTCGCCGATGGCCGACGGCGGCTACGACGTCGCCGACTACCGGGACGTCGAGCCGGTCTTCGGCACCCTCGCCGAGGCCGAGAAGCTGATCTCAGAAGCTGTGGCGCTGGGCATCAGAACCATCATCGACATCGTGCCGAACCACATCTCCGCCGCGCATCCGTGGTTCCGCGAGGCGCTGGCGGCCGGCCCCGGCAGCCCGGCCAGGGAACGGTTCTGGTTCCGCCCCGGCCGCGGTGCGAACGGCGAACTGCCGCCCAACAACTGGCCCTCGCAGTTCGGCGGGCCGGCCTGGACCCGCACCACGAACCCGGACGGCACGCCCGGTGACTGGTTCCTCAACCTCTTCGACTCCGAGCAGCCGGACCTCAACTGGAACCACCCGGAGGTCCGCGCCGAGCACGAGGACATCCTGCGGTTCTGGTTCGACCGCGGCGCGGGCGGCGTACGGATCGACTCGGCGGCCATGGTCACCAAGGACCCGCTGCTGCCCGACCTGCCCACCGACCCCGGCGCCCCGGCCACCCCGCACCCGTACATCGACCGGGACGACCTGCACGAGATCTACCGGGGGTGGCGGCGGATCGCCGACTCCTACGACAAGACGCGGATCCTGGTGGGCGAGGTGTGGCTGCCGGACAGCGAGCGGTTCGCCCGCTACCTGCGGCCGGACGAGATGCACACGGCGTTCAACTTCGACTTCCTGTCCTGCCCGTGGGAGCCGGCCCGGCTGCGGGCCTCCATCGACACGACGCTGGCCGCGCACGAGCCGGTGAGCGCGCCGGCCACGTGGGTGCTCTGCAACCACGACGTGACGCGTACGGTGACGCGTTACGGGCGGGCCGACACCGGGTTCGACTTCGCCACGAAGGCGTTCGGCATCCCGACGGATCTGGAGCTCGGCACCCGCCGGGCGCGGGCGGCGGCGCTGCTGACGCTGGCGCTGCCCGGCTCGGTCTACCTCTACCAGGGCGAGGAGCTGGGGCTGCCGGAGGCGGAGGACATCCCCCGGGACAAGCTCCAGGACCCGATGTACCTGCGCTCCGGCGGCACCAACCCCGGCCGTGACGGGTGCCGGGTGCCGATGCCGTGGGCGGGGACCAGCCAGCCGTTCGGTTTCAGCCCGGAGGGGTCGGCCGAGCCGTGGCTGCCGCAGCCGGCGGACTGGGCGGCCCGTACGGCCGAGGTGCAGTCCGCCGACCCGGCGTCGATGCTGTCGCTGTACCGGGCGGCGGTACGGCTCAGGGCGGCAGAGCCGGGGCTGGGGGACGGGCCGCTGCGCTGGCTTCCGACGGTGCCGGAGGTGCTGGCGTTCCGGCGCGGTGAGCGGTTCGTCTGTCTGGTGAACCTTTCTGCGGTGCCGGCGGAGCTGCCGCGGCACGAGGAGATTCTCCTCACGAGTGGGCCTCTTTCCGACGACGGGCGCGTGCCGGCGGACACGGCGGTCTGGCTCCACGTCTAG
- a CDS encoding LacI family DNA-binding transcriptional regulator gives MTRRLAEVAKKVGVSEATVSRVLNGKPGVSDATRAAVLTALDVLGYERPTQLRGERARLVGMVMPELQNPIFPAFAEVVGGALAQQGFTPVLCTQTAGGVSEADYVELLLQQHVSGVVFFGGLYAQAESPHDHYARLAERNLPTVLMNAAIDHLDFPRVSCDDAVAVEQAMNHLISLGHQRIALVLGPPDHVPSRRKLAAARRVDPSVTVEHALFTLEGGQAAASRLLTRGITAFICASDLLALGCIRAARRRRLSVPGDVSVIGYDDSSLMNCTEPPLTTVRQPIEAMGRAAVDLLAGEISGASVDHDELFFEPELVVRGSTGPAPHAARIPHPEPRAANA, from the coding sequence ATGACACGACGACTTGCCGAGGTGGCAAAGAAGGTCGGGGTGAGTGAGGCCACCGTCAGCCGCGTGCTGAACGGGAAGCCTGGAGTCTCCGACGCGACACGGGCCGCCGTCCTTACCGCCCTTGACGTGCTCGGATACGAACGGCCCACCCAGCTGCGCGGAGAACGCGCCCGGCTGGTCGGCATGGTCATGCCCGAGCTGCAGAATCCGATTTTCCCCGCTTTCGCAGAAGTCGTCGGCGGTGCACTGGCTCAGCAGGGTTTCACCCCTGTGCTGTGCACACAGACCGCCGGCGGCGTCTCCGAGGCCGACTACGTGGAGCTGCTGCTGCAGCAGCATGTGTCGGGGGTGGTCTTCTTCGGCGGCCTGTACGCCCAGGCCGAGTCACCGCACGACCACTACGCGCGACTGGCCGAACGCAACCTGCCGACCGTCCTGATGAACGCCGCCATCGACCACCTGGACTTCCCCCGGGTCTCCTGTGACGACGCGGTGGCGGTGGAGCAGGCGATGAACCACCTGATCTCGCTCGGCCACCAGCGGATCGCGCTGGTGCTCGGCCCACCCGACCACGTACCCTCCCGCCGCAAACTGGCCGCCGCCCGCCGGGTCGACCCCTCGGTCACCGTCGAGCACGCGCTCTTCACCCTGGAGGGCGGGCAGGCCGCCGCCAGCCGGCTGCTGACCCGCGGCATCACCGCCTTCATCTGCGCCTCCGACCTGCTGGCGCTCGGCTGCATCCGGGCCGCCCGCCGGCGCCGGCTCTCGGTGCCCGGTGACGTGTCGGTCATCGGTTACGACGACTCCTCGCTGATGAACTGCACCGAGCCGCCGCTGACCACCGTCCGGCAGCCGATCGAGGCGATGGGCCGGGCCGCGGTGGATCTGCTGGCCGGCGAGATCAGCGGCGCCTCGGTCGACCACGACGAGCTCTTCTTCGAACCGGAACTGGTGGTCCGCGGTTCCACCGGGCCGGCTCCGCACGCCGCCCGCATCCCGCATCCGGAGCCGCGCGCCGCCAACGCGTAA
- a CDS encoding NAD+ synthase — MPQLRLALNQIDSTVGGIAENAESVLRWSRHAAGQGAHLVAFPEMMLTGYPVEDLALRSSFVEASRAALADLARRLADEGLGELPVVVGYLGRSEDAQPKYGQPAGAPQNCAAVLHRGEVALRFAKHHLPNYGVFDEFRYFVPGDTMPVIRVHGVDVALAICEDLWQDGGRVPAARSAGAGLLLSINASPYERDKDDTRLDLCRKRAREAGCTLAYLASVGGQDELVFDGDTIVVSAAGDVIARAGQFAEEVVLLDLELPAAAAEVPSGRVDDGLEIRHVTLSTEPVAPYPPQFTGREADRLADDAEIYGALVTGLRAYVRKNGFRSVLIGLSGGIDSALVAAIACDAIGAENVYGVSMPSAYSSDHSRGDAAELARRTGLNFRTVSIAPMFDAYMGSLKLTGLAEENLQSRLRGVTLMGISNQEGQIVLAPGNKSELAVGYSTLYGDSVGAYGPIKDVYKTTVFRLARWRNADAEAKGETPPIPENSIVKPPSAELRPGQVDTDSLPDYDVLDRVLELYVDRDQGREAIIAAGFDPELVTRVLKLTDTAEYKRRQYPPGTKISPKGFGKDRRLPITNRWREGEDS, encoded by the coding sequence GTGCCTCAACTACGACTCGCCCTGAATCAGATCGACTCCACGGTCGGCGGCATCGCCGAAAACGCCGAGTCGGTCCTGCGCTGGTCCCGGCACGCCGCCGGGCAGGGAGCCCACCTGGTGGCCTTCCCCGAGATGATGCTCACCGGCTACCCCGTGGAAGACCTCGCGCTGCGCTCCTCCTTCGTGGAGGCCAGCCGCGCCGCGCTCGCCGACCTCGCCCGCCGGCTCGCCGACGAGGGCCTGGGTGAGCTGCCCGTGGTCGTCGGCTACCTCGGCCGCAGCGAGGACGCCCAGCCCAAGTACGGCCAGCCGGCCGGCGCCCCGCAGAACTGCGCCGCCGTGCTGCACCGCGGCGAGGTCGCCCTGCGCTTCGCCAAGCACCACCTGCCGAACTACGGCGTCTTCGACGAGTTCCGCTACTTCGTGCCCGGCGACACCATGCCGGTGATCCGGGTGCACGGCGTCGACGTGGCGCTGGCCATCTGCGAGGACCTGTGGCAGGACGGCGGCCGGGTGCCCGCCGCCAGGTCGGCCGGCGCCGGGCTGCTGCTGTCGATCAACGCCTCCCCGTACGAGCGGGACAAGGACGACACCCGCCTCGACCTGTGCCGCAAGCGCGCCCGGGAGGCCGGCTGCACGCTGGCGTACCTGGCCAGCGTCGGCGGCCAGGACGAGCTGGTCTTCGACGGCGACACCATCGTGGTCTCCGCGGCCGGCGACGTCATCGCCCGGGCCGGGCAGTTCGCCGAGGAGGTCGTCCTGCTGGACCTGGAGCTGCCGGCCGCGGCGGCCGAGGTGCCGTCCGGGCGGGTGGACGACGGCCTGGAGATCCGGCACGTCACCCTCTCCACCGAGCCGGTGGCGCCCTATCCCCCGCAGTTCACCGGCCGTGAGGCCGACCGGCTCGCCGACGACGCCGAGATCTACGGCGCGCTGGTCACCGGCCTGCGCGCGTACGTCCGGAAGAACGGTTTCCGCTCGGTGCTGATCGGCCTGTCCGGCGGTATCGACTCGGCGCTGGTCGCCGCCATCGCCTGTGACGCGATCGGCGCGGAGAACGTGTACGGGGTGTCGATGCCCTCGGCGTACTCCTCGGACCACTCCCGGGGGGACGCCGCCGAGCTGGCCCGCCGTACCGGGCTGAACTTCCGTACCGTCTCGATCGCCCCGATGTTCGACGCGTACATGGGGTCGCTCAAGCTGACCGGCCTGGCCGAGGAGAACCTGCAGTCGCGGCTGCGCGGGGTGACCTTGATGGGCATCTCCAACCAGGAGGGCCAGATCGTGCTCGCGCCGGGCAACAAGAGCGAGCTGGCGGTGGGCTACTCGACGCTCTACGGCGACTCGGTGGGCGCGTACGGCCCGATCAAGGACGTCTACAAGACGACCGTCTTCCGGCTGGCCCGCTGGCGCAACGCCGACGCCGAGGCGAAGGGCGAGACCCCGCCGATCCCGGAGAACTCCATCGTCAAGCCGCCGAGCGCGGAGCTGCGGCCGGGGCAGGTGGACACCGACTCGCTGCCGGACTACGACGTGCTGGACCGGGTGCTGGAGCTGTACGTGGACCGCGACCAGGGCCGCGAGGCCATCATCGCGGCCGGCTTCGACCCGGAACTGGTCACCCGGGTGCTGAAGTTGACCGACACCGCGGAGTACAAGCGGCGGCAGTACCCGCCGGGCACCAAGATCTCGCCGAAGGGCTTCGGCAAGGACCGCCGGCTGCCGATCACCAACCGGTGGCGCGAGGGCGAGGATTCGTAA
- a CDS encoding carbohydrate ABC transporter permease, producing the protein MAATTVPEKLTKRHAGRPSGPAGGAARDGLSRKIRQNLQAHGFLIGAVLCFLMFSWYPMVREFIMSFQETKRGETHWVGWKNLDRVYHDPYFWTAWKNTAEFTGMALVIGFAVPFVVAIVLNELKHAQAYLRILVYLPVMLPPVAGVLLFKYFYNPDYGLFDHVLKVLHLPTSQFLNSSSTAMISVVVAATWLNMGGATLVYLAALQNIPGELYEAADLDGAGLLSKIWHVTIPQTRMVLSLMLLLQIVATMQEFTNVFLLTGGNGPENSTMTVVYMIYQYGFRYNNLGSAAALGLFLMVLLAILSAVYTRLSRNSDSE; encoded by the coding sequence ATGGCGGCGACGACCGTCCCCGAGAAACTGACCAAGCGCCACGCCGGGCGTCCCTCCGGTCCTGCCGGCGGAGCGGCCCGCGACGGCTTGAGCCGCAAAATCCGGCAGAATCTGCAGGCCCATGGGTTCCTCATCGGCGCGGTCCTCTGCTTCCTGATGTTCTCGTGGTATCCGATGGTCCGCGAATTCATCATGAGCTTCCAGGAGACGAAGCGCGGCGAGACCCACTGGGTCGGCTGGAAGAACCTGGACCGCGTCTACCACGACCCGTACTTCTGGACCGCCTGGAAGAACACCGCGGAGTTCACCGGCATGGCGCTGGTGATCGGCTTCGCGGTGCCGTTCGTGGTAGCGATCGTGCTCAATGAACTGAAGCACGCGCAGGCTTATCTGCGCATTCTGGTGTACTTGCCGGTGATGCTCCCGCCGGTGGCCGGCGTGCTGCTCTTCAAGTACTTCTACAACCCTGACTACGGGCTCTTCGACCACGTTCTCAAGGTCCTGCACCTGCCGACGTCGCAATTCCTCAACTCGTCGAGCACCGCGATGATCTCGGTGGTCGTCGCGGCCACCTGGCTGAACATGGGCGGCGCGACCCTGGTCTACCTGGCCGCGCTGCAGAACATCCCCGGCGAGCTGTACGAGGCCGCCGACCTGGACGGCGCCGGCCTGCTCAGCAAGATCTGGCACGTCACCATCCCGCAGACCAGGATGGTGCTCTCGCTGATGCTGCTGCTCCAGATCGTGGCGACCATGCAGGAATTCACCAATGTCTTCCTGCTGACCGGCGGCAACGGTCCGGAGAACTCCACCATGACCGTGGTGTACATGATCTACCAGTACGGATTCCGCTACAACAACCTCGGCAGCGCGGCGGCGCTGGGACTCTTCCTGATGGTGCTCCTGGCCATTCTCTCGGCTGTGTACACACGGCTGAGCCGGAACAGCGACAGCGAATAG
- a CDS encoding ABC transporter substrate-binding protein — translation MTKNGYRRLVAVALVAGIGLTGAACSSSSDNKGDGGTKTSAAGSSAGTPLDPKTKVTISVDCEPPTTKPAERKQWIDDVAEFNKTYPNVTIQSKDAFPCEDPAKFTAQLQAGSETDTFYSYMTDLQQVLDAGQAEDITDYVNDKTIPALNDIDPGVIGVLKDGGKLYGLPTSNYQMGLIYNRKIFQDAGLDPNKPPTTWDEIRQDAKVIQDKLGSKGINGFMENAGGNQGGWHLVSEMFGVGSKAVNDDGTKAAFNNDQTKSILSTLQQMRWTDKSLPAAPGLQWGDVQKAMGTGKIGMYVGAPDDIPLVVQQYKADYKNLGMAPIPGGQTALFGGNDYMFKKGSSPDQIKAGIAWVNFKFLTVGKGQFNYARNKTDNLPVGLPEPFFFTGASKDKDNANKAASATIPVDNFKTYVDAQVPVLPEPPNAQKIYTVLDTVMSGVLTNKSANIDKLLSTAETQVNSLLAASQ, via the coding sequence ATGACTAAAAACGGCTACCGCAGACTGGTGGCAGTCGCACTGGTCGCGGGCATCGGCTTGACCGGCGCCGCTTGTTCCAGCAGCAGCGACAACAAGGGCGACGGCGGCACCAAGACGAGCGCCGCGGGATCGAGTGCCGGCACCCCCTTGGACCCGAAGACCAAGGTGACCATCAGCGTCGACTGCGAGCCGCCGACCACCAAGCCGGCCGAGCGCAAGCAGTGGATCGACGACGTCGCGGAGTTCAACAAGACCTACCCGAACGTCACGATCCAGAGCAAGGACGCGTTCCCTTGTGAGGACCCGGCCAAGTTCACCGCCCAGCTCCAGGCGGGCAGCGAGACCGACACCTTCTACTCCTACATGACCGACCTGCAGCAGGTGCTCGACGCCGGCCAGGCCGAGGACATCACGGACTACGTCAACGACAAGACGATCCCGGCCCTCAACGACATCGACCCCGGCGTCATCGGCGTCCTCAAGGACGGCGGGAAGCTCTACGGTCTGCCCACCTCGAACTACCAGATGGGCCTGATCTACAACCGGAAGATCTTCCAGGACGCCGGCCTCGACCCCAACAAGCCCCCGACCACCTGGGACGAGATCCGCCAGGACGCCAAGGTCATCCAGGACAAGCTCGGCAGCAAGGGCATCAACGGCTTCATGGAGAACGCCGGCGGCAACCAGGGCGGTTGGCACCTGGTCTCGGAGATGTTCGGCGTCGGCAGCAAGGCCGTGAACGACGACGGCACCAAGGCCGCGTTCAACAACGACCAGACCAAGTCCATCCTCAGCACCCTGCAGCAGATGCGCTGGACCGACAAGAGCCTGCCCGCCGCCCCCGGTCTGCAGTGGGGTGACGTCCAGAAGGCGATGGGCACCGGCAAGATCGGTATGTACGTCGGCGCCCCCGACGACATCCCGCTGGTCGTCCAGCAGTACAAGGCCGACTACAAGAACCTCGGCATGGCCCCGATCCCCGGGGGTCAGACCGCGCTCTTCGGCGGCAACGACTACATGTTCAAGAAGGGGTCCTCGCCGGACCAGATCAAGGCCGGTATCGCCTGGGTCAACTTCAAGTTCCTGACCGTCGGCAAGGGCCAGTTCAACTACGCCCGCAACAAGACGGACAACCTGCCCGTGGGTCTGCCGGAGCCGTTCTTCTTCACCGGCGCCTCGAAGGACAAGGACAACGCCAACAAGGCGGCCAGCGCCACCATCCCGGTCGACAACTTCAAGACCTACGTCGACGCGCAGGTGCCGGTGCTCCCCGAACCGCCGAACGCGCAGAAGATCTACACCGTGCTCGACACCGTGATGTCCGGCGTGCTGACCAACAAGAGCGCCAACATCGACAAGCTGCTCTCGACCGCTGAGACGCAGGTCAACTCGCTGCTCGCCGCCAGCCAGTAA
- a CDS encoding carbohydrate ABC transporter permease encodes MAASFTPQNRTLISPASLTRRKGKIAYWTVLSVVLVVFTLVFLGPLYWMVTGGFKSAQEVVADPPTLFPKHPEPGTYHTAWTELKLARLLFNTLYYAFGALALQLVFDVAAAYAISKLRPVLGNLILGGMLATLMIPATVLIVPQYMTVLDLPVLHFNLVGTPWAIWLPTVANGFNIFLLKRFFDSIPQDLMHAAAIDGAGPLRTLWSIVLPMSRPILGVVSIFAVVNVWKDFLWPMLVEPDPKNQPINIGINSLSQGVPQNVLIAALAISAVPTLLIFLLFQRNIMSGLTAGSLKG; translated from the coding sequence ATGGCAGCGTCATTCACCCCGCAGAACCGGACCCTGATCTCCCCGGCCTCGCTCACCCGCCGGAAAGGGAAAATAGCCTACTGGACCGTGCTCAGTGTGGTCCTGGTGGTCTTCACCCTGGTCTTCCTCGGCCCGCTCTACTGGATGGTCACCGGCGGTTTCAAGTCGGCGCAGGAAGTGGTCGCCGACCCGCCGACCCTCTTCCCGAAGCACCCCGAACCGGGCACCTACCACACCGCGTGGACGGAGTTGAAGCTCGCCCGGCTGCTCTTCAACACCCTGTACTACGCGTTCGGCGCGCTCGCCCTCCAACTGGTCTTCGACGTGGCGGCGGCGTACGCCATCTCCAAACTCCGGCCGGTGCTGGGCAATCTGATCCTCGGCGGCATGCTCGCCACGCTGATGATCCCGGCCACCGTGCTGATCGTGCCGCAGTACATGACCGTGCTCGACCTGCCGGTGCTGCACTTCAACCTGGTGGGCACCCCGTGGGCGATCTGGCTGCCGACGGTGGCCAACGGCTTCAACATCTTCCTGCTCAAACGGTTCTTCGACTCGATCCCGCAGGATCTGATGCACGCCGCCGCCATCGACGGCGCGGGGCCGCTGCGCACCCTGTGGTCGATCGTGCTGCCGATGTCGCGGCCGATCCTCGGCGTGGTGTCGATCTTCGCCGTGGTGAACGTCTGGAAGGACTTCCTCTGGCCGATGCTGGTGGAGCCCGACCCGAAGAACCAGCCGATCAACATCGGCATCAACTCCCTGTCGCAAGGCGTCCCGCAGAACGTGCTGATCGCGGCGCTCGCCATCTCCGCGGTCCCCACGCTGCTGATCTTCCTGCTCTTCCAGCGCAACATCATGTCCGGCCTGACCGCCGGCAGCCTCAAGGGCTGA